The Micromonospora sp. NBC_00421 genome contains a region encoding:
- a CDS encoding sensor histidine kinase: protein MPERTDLATLIADHGAVIEMINAGEAGLPVLTALLRAARPALGAACVAFVEFAPTGGRVIAASGNAEWTIGRPLPASDPATVCLLTGPRVRQTRLDRLDGPLAGELAERGLRRMIVARAELNGLTVGSLHALYPDDEESEDRIQHATIGYFASCIAHMYGDQSGLPVHGDGPVVAALADGLAVVDRDGRVRLWNPAAVEVTGRTAAEAMNRPLPFPLPAAGQVLDHQLPGGQWLRITSGELVGPGTLRVVTFRDITDQQRRDSDRDLFVAVTSHELRTPVTVIKGYADTLTDHWESLTDHDRRQAARVIGQRANELARLVDRLLTSATDVRPSDEPAVPFDLGEALRAAVLDLPGDLRRRLLLHVPVDLPKTLGDRHRLTTVLTELCTNAGKWSPTDSPIEVIATADGQTVSFRVADRGMGIRPEHVERAFDRFWQGESGDRRGYPGAGLGLYLVRRIVEQQNGWVSLRPRDGGGTVAEVRLPRG, encoded by the coding sequence ATGCCGGAGCGCACCGATCTCGCCACCCTCATCGCCGACCACGGCGCGGTGATCGAGATGATCAATGCGGGTGAGGCCGGGCTGCCGGTGCTCACCGCGCTGCTGCGGGCGGCCCGGCCCGCGCTCGGCGCGGCCTGCGTGGCCTTCGTCGAGTTCGCCCCGACCGGCGGACGGGTGATCGCCGCCAGCGGCAACGCCGAGTGGACCATCGGCCGTCCGCTGCCCGCCTCCGACCCGGCCACCGTCTGCCTGCTCACCGGCCCCCGGGTCCGGCAGACCCGGCTGGACCGTCTCGACGGCCCGCTCGCCGGGGAACTGGCCGAGCGCGGTCTGCGCCGCATGATCGTCGCCCGCGCCGAACTCAACGGGCTCACCGTCGGCAGCCTGCACGCCCTCTATCCCGACGACGAGGAGTCCGAGGACCGGATCCAGCACGCCACCATCGGTTACTTCGCCTCCTGCATCGCCCACATGTACGGCGACCAGAGCGGCCTGCCGGTGCACGGCGACGGCCCGGTCGTCGCGGCGCTCGCCGACGGCCTGGCCGTGGTGGACCGGGACGGCCGGGTCCGGCTGTGGAACCCGGCGGCCGTCGAGGTCACCGGCCGCACCGCCGCCGAGGCGATGAACCGACCGCTGCCGTTCCCGCTCCCGGCGGCCGGCCAGGTGCTCGACCACCAACTGCCGGGCGGGCAGTGGCTACGGATCACCTCCGGCGAGCTGGTCGGTCCGGGCACGCTCCGGGTGGTCACCTTCCGCGACATCACCGACCAGCAACGCCGCGACTCCGACCGGGACCTGTTCGTCGCGGTCACCAGCCACGAGCTGCGTACCCCGGTCACCGTCATCAAGGGGTACGCGGACACCCTCACCGACCACTGGGAGTCGCTGACCGACCACGATCGACGGCAGGCGGCCCGGGTGATCGGTCAGCGGGCCAACGAACTGGCCCGACTGGTCGACCGGCTGCTCACCTCGGCCACCGACGTACGCCCCAGCGACGAGCCGGCCGTCCCGTTCGACCTCGGTGAGGCGCTCCGCGCCGCGGTGCTTGACCTCCCCGGCGACCTGCGTCGTCGGCTGCTCCTGCACGTCCCGGTCGACCTGCCCAAGACACTCGGGGACCGGCACCGGCTGACCACCGTGCTGACCGAGCTGTGCACCAACGCGGGGAAGTGGTCGCCGACGGACTCCCCCATCGAGGTGATCGCGACGGCCGACGGGCAGACGGTGTCGTTCCGGGTGGCCGACCGGGGGATGGGAATCCGGCCGGAGCACGTGGAACGCGCCTTCGACCGGTTCTGGCAGGGCGAGTCCGGGGACCGTCGGGGTTATCCGGGTGCCGGGCTCGGCCTCTATCTCGTCCGTCGGATCGTTGAACAGCAGAATGGATGGGTATCCCTACGTCCACGGGACGGGGGCGGTACGGTCGCAGAGGTGCGGCTGCCGCGGGGATGA
- a CDS encoding glycerophosphodiester phosphodiesterase yields the protein MGDPLVFAHRGASADLPEHTLAAYLRALDEGADGLECDVRLTRDGHLVCVHDRRLNRTSNGHGLVSARTLAELETLDFGSWHPGCPPADGDEALDDTRTRLLTLDRLLAAVRAAGRPVRLLVETKHPSRYRGDVERRLVTLLRRHGLAEPAPDDPVQVTVMSFSPLAVRRVRELAPALPTVLLLEVLPRWLRLDRLPFGARIAGPGIGLVRARPELVPALRAAGHQVYVWTVNEPTDLDLVLDAGVDGVITDRPAHTLARLGR from the coding sequence ATGGGCGATCCACTTGTCTTCGCGCACCGTGGCGCGTCGGCCGACCTCCCCGAACACACCCTGGCGGCCTACCTGCGGGCCCTCGACGAGGGCGCCGACGGGCTGGAGTGCGACGTCCGGCTGACCCGCGACGGGCACCTGGTCTGCGTACACGATCGGCGGTTGAACCGGACCAGCAACGGCCACGGTCTGGTCAGCGCCCGCACCCTGGCCGAGTTGGAGACGCTGGACTTCGGCTCCTGGCACCCCGGGTGCCCGCCGGCCGACGGCGACGAGGCGCTTGACGACACGCGCACCCGGCTGCTCACCCTGGACCGGCTGCTGGCCGCCGTCCGGGCCGCCGGCCGCCCGGTCCGGCTGCTGGTGGAGACCAAACACCCGTCCCGCTACCGGGGGGACGTCGAGCGCCGGCTGGTCACCCTGCTGCGACGGCACGGGCTGGCCGAGCCGGCCCCCGACGATCCGGTCCAGGTCACCGTGATGTCCTTCTCCCCGCTGGCGGTCCGCCGGGTCCGCGAGCTGGCCCCGGCGCTGCCGACGGTGCTGCTGCTGGAGGTGTTGCCCCGCTGGCTGCGGCTCGACCGGCTGCCGTTCGGGGCCCGGATCGCCGGGCCGGGCATCGGGCTGGTCCGGGCCCGCCCGGAACTGGTGCCCGCACTCCGGGCCGCCGGCCACCAGGTGTACGTCTGGACGGTCAACGAGCCGACCGACCTGGACCTGGTCCTCGACGCCGGGGTGGACGGGGTGATCACCGACCGGCCGGCGCACACCCTGGCCCGGCTCGGTCGATGA
- a CDS encoding rhodanese-like domain-containing protein, producing the protein MFGSQVPSVPVTAIDDDTYLLDVREDDEWAAGHAPGAHHVPMMELPARLAEVPTDRDVAVICRSGGRSAQVVGYLLGNGWEQVRNADGGMRQWVAVGKPVVTGDGQPGQVI; encoded by the coding sequence GTGTTCGGATCCCAGGTTCCCAGCGTCCCCGTGACCGCGATCGACGACGACACCTACCTGCTCGACGTCCGTGAGGACGACGAGTGGGCGGCGGGCCACGCGCCCGGCGCCCACCACGTACCGATGATGGAGCTGCCGGCCCGGCTCGCCGAGGTGCCCACCGACCGCGACGTCGCGGTGATCTGCCGCTCCGGCGGGCGCTCCGCGCAGGTGGTCGGTTACCTGCTCGGCAACGGCTGGGAGCAGGTGCGCAACGCCGACGGTGGGATGCGGCAGTGGGTGGCCGTCGGCAAACCGGTGGTCACCGGGGACGGGCAACCCGGCCAGGTCATCTGA
- a CDS encoding LCP family protein: MLLAGLAVVGVRMLTQRYDRTVSREQLLAPDARQARTELDDGLNYLIVGSDRRAGAQGPDQRSDTILIVHVPPGLRQAYLISVPRDLLVAIPPDGIGYGGGQDKINAAYEHGGGGEGGTRLLSATLTQLTGIRFDGAALVDFAGFRQVIDLLGGIRMCVDTEVRSIHTGALFPVGCQQMDGAKALDYARQRYGLPGGDYDRQRHQQQMLRAMMDRAAQAHLRSDPVQLDRVLRAVGGSLTVDTNGVPLDDLVFALRALPADALHGVQLPSYPQTIDGISYVVLDHGGGGLFDAVRTDRLPDWAQANPRWVNRL, translated from the coding sequence GTGCTGCTCGCCGGGCTGGCCGTGGTCGGGGTGCGGATGCTCACCCAGCGCTACGACCGGACGGTCAGCCGGGAACAACTGCTCGCCCCGGACGCCCGACAGGCCCGCACCGAGCTGGACGACGGCCTGAACTACCTGATCGTCGGCTCCGACCGACGAGCCGGCGCGCAGGGGCCGGACCAGCGATCGGACACCATCCTGATCGTGCACGTCCCACCCGGCCTGCGACAGGCGTACCTGATTTCCGTTCCCCGCGACCTGCTGGTCGCGATCCCACCCGACGGCATCGGCTACGGCGGGGGGCAAGACAAGATCAACGCTGCGTACGAGCACGGCGGCGGCGGCGAGGGCGGCACCCGACTGCTCTCGGCCACCCTCACCCAGCTCACCGGCATCCGCTTCGACGGCGCGGCACTCGTCGACTTCGCCGGTTTCCGGCAGGTCATCGACCTGTTGGGCGGCATCCGGATGTGCGTCGACACCGAGGTCCGGTCGATCCACACCGGGGCCCTCTTCCCGGTCGGCTGCCAGCAGATGGACGGCGCGAAGGCGCTGGACTACGCCCGGCAGCGCTACGGCCTCCCGGGTGGCGACTACGACAGGCAACGACACCAGCAGCAGATGCTGCGGGCGATGATGGACCGGGCCGCCCAGGCCCACCTGCGCAGCGACCCGGTGCAACTGGACCGGGTGCTGCGGGCGGTAGGCGGTTCGCTCACCGTCGACACCAACGGCGTGCCCCTGGACGACCTGGTGTTCGCGTTGCGCGCGCTGCCCGCCGACGCGTTGCACGGGGTGCAGTTGCCCTCGTACCCGCAGACCATCGACGGCATCTCGTACGTGGTGCTCGACCACGGTGGCGGCGGGCTCTTCGACGCCGTCCGCACCGACCGGCTGCCCGACTGGGCGCAGGCCAACCCACGCTGGGTCAACCGGCTGTGA
- a CDS encoding LCP family protein, translating to MPVQTSPRPSSLSADPYRASAAVPSPGGRGGRRTGTVRKRAKRKDPLWARLTVVFGAVLMLTSGVAIVGSKVLISQATGNIAQRNLLGGAGKTEAEGGANLDGPIDMLLLGVDARERWAADDVRSDSIIVLHIPASHDQAYLISIPRDTEAQIPAFKKSGFKGGTDKINAAFQAGARNGGGWEGGAQLMAQTIKNMTGVSFDGAAIINFGGFKNVIDTLGSVRICVSHEVKSHHMMIVDGKQMWNADAKKTGRPMTPVVYKKGCREMSGLQALDYSRQRYGLPNSDYDRQQNQQQLIKAMARKATDKGMLTNPVKVNQLIKAAGKAFILDTGGVPVADLVFTMRGVTANELTMLRTNGGTFNGNANNREALSPQTLDMFQAIKEDKLGEFVYANPSVLSTRK from the coding sequence ATGCCGGTTCAGACCAGTCCCCGCCCCTCGTCGCTGAGCGCCGACCCCTACCGGGCATCGGCCGCCGTCCCGTCACCGGGTGGTCGCGGCGGTCGGCGCACCGGCACGGTCCGCAAGCGTGCCAAGCGCAAGGACCCGCTCTGGGCGCGGCTGACAGTGGTCTTCGGCGCCGTGCTGATGCTGACCAGTGGCGTCGCGATCGTCGGCAGCAAGGTGCTGATCAGCCAGGCCACCGGCAACATCGCACAGCGCAACCTGCTCGGCGGGGCGGGCAAGACCGAGGCCGAGGGCGGCGCCAACCTGGACGGCCCGATCGACATGCTGCTGCTCGGGGTGGACGCCCGGGAGCGCTGGGCCGCCGACGACGTCCGGTCGGACAGCATCATCGTGCTGCACATCCCGGCCAGCCACGACCAGGCGTACCTGATCTCGATCCCCCGGGACACCGAGGCGCAGATCCCCGCGTTCAAGAAGAGCGGGTTCAAGGGCGGCACCGACAAGATCAACGCGGCGTTCCAGGCCGGCGCACGCAACGGTGGCGGCTGGGAGGGCGGCGCCCAGCTGATGGCCCAAACCATCAAGAACATGACCGGGGTCAGCTTCGACGGCGCCGCGATCATCAACTTCGGCGGTTTCAAGAACGTCATCGACACCCTCGGCTCGGTGCGCATCTGCGTCAGCCACGAGGTGAAGTCGCACCACATGATGATCGTGGACGGCAAGCAGATGTGGAACGCGGACGCCAAGAAGACCGGCCGGCCGATGACGCCCGTGGTCTACAAGAAGGGCTGCCGGGAGATGAGCGGCCTCCAGGCGCTCGACTACTCGCGGCAGCGCTACGGCCTGCCGAACAGCGACTACGACAGGCAGCAGAACCAGCAGCAGCTGATCAAGGCGATGGCCCGCAAGGCCACCGACAAGGGCATGCTGACCAACCCGGTGAAGGTCAACCAGCTGATCAAGGCGGCCGGTAAGGCGTTCATCCTGGACACCGGCGGCGTGCCGGTCGCGGACCTGGTCTTCACCATGCGCGGGGTCACCGCCAACGAGTTGACCATGCTGCGCACCAACGGCGGCACGTTCAACGGCAACGCCAACAACCGCGAGGCGCTCAGCCCGCAGACCCTGGACATGTTCCAGGCGATCAAGGAAGACAAGCTCGGCGAATTCGTCTACGCCAACCCGAGCGTGCTGTCCACCCGCAAGTGA
- a CDS encoding LCP family protein, which produces MSATSSAGASLPYLHRGAGRAPVPGADRGTTGRSRQSDAQWYPSYQEGQPRSGGPGGPGTPAGPGGPGNYGRRGPRPRWGRIALVAGVTVLVVALLGGIGAFFYTRSLDKDLARTDPFSEITGGRPAKPVDGALNILLVGTDSRDPDAAVDKPGEWRADTLIVMHIPADHQSAYLVSVPRDLYVPIPESAGADCSSGRRAKINAAFAFGGLPLAVRTVECFTDVRIDNVMAIDFGGFKEVTDAVGGVDLKVEQSITSIHKPYRKFTKGTMHMDGATALDWIRQRKQFPQGDFARMRHQQEFLRALMDKAASTGTLTNPKKLNAFLQSVTDAATVDNGFSLGDMAIQFRNLRGENLTFLTSPNTGSDTIDGESVVVSDREKALAMYKAMSADTMADWVAADKKAGNGN; this is translated from the coding sequence ATGTCAGCGACCTCGTCAGCCGGCGCCTCGCTCCCGTACCTGCACCGCGGCGCGGGCCGTGCCCCGGTGCCCGGTGCCGACCGGGGCACCACCGGGCGCTCCCGCCAGTCCGACGCGCAGTGGTACCCGTCGTACCAGGAGGGCCAGCCCCGCTCCGGCGGACCGGGCGGCCCAGGCACCCCCGCCGGGCCAGGCGGGCCGGGGAACTACGGCAGGCGCGGGCCGCGACCGCGCTGGGGGCGGATCGCCCTGGTGGCCGGCGTGACGGTGCTGGTGGTGGCGCTGCTCGGCGGGATCGGGGCCTTCTTCTACACCCGCAGCCTCGACAAGGACCTGGCCCGCACCGACCCGTTCTCCGAGATCACCGGCGGTCGGCCCGCCAAGCCGGTCGACGGGGCGCTCAACATCCTGCTGGTGGGCACGGACTCGCGGGACCCGGACGCAGCGGTCGACAAGCCGGGCGAGTGGCGCGCGGACACGCTGATCGTCATGCACATCCCGGCCGACCACCAGTCGGCCTACCTGGTCTCCGTCCCGCGTGACCTGTACGTGCCGATCCCGGAGAGCGCCGGCGCGGACTGCTCCTCCGGCCGGCGGGCGAAGATCAACGCGGCGTTCGCCTTCGGTGGCCTGCCGCTGGCGGTACGCACCGTGGAGTGCTTCACCGACGTCCGGATCGACAACGTGATGGCGATCGACTTCGGCGGCTTCAAGGAGGTCACCGACGCGGTCGGCGGGGTCGACCTGAAGGTGGAGCAGAGCATCACCTCGATCCACAAGCCGTACCGGAAGTTCACCAAGGGCACCATGCACATGGACGGCGCCACGGCGCTGGACTGGATCCGGCAGCGCAAGCAGTTCCCCCAGGGTGACTTCGCCCGGATGCGTCACCAGCAGGAGTTCCTGCGGGCGCTGATGGACAAGGCGGCCAGCACCGGCACGCTTACCAACCCGAAGAAGCTGAACGCGTTCCTCCAGTCGGTGACCGACGCGGCGACCGTGGACAACGGCTTCTCCCTCGGTGACATGGCCATTCAGTTCCGTAATCTGCGCGGCGAGAACCTGACCTTCCTCACCAGCCCGAACACCGGCAGCGACACCATCGACGGGGAGTCGGTGGTGGTCTCCGACCGGGAGAAGGCGCTGGCGATGTACAAGGCGATGTCCGCCGACACGATGGCGGACTGGGTGGCGGCCGACAAGAAGGCGGGCAACGGCAACTGA
- a CDS encoding NAD-dependent epimerase/dehydratase family protein yields MKVAQRFGNGHRVLVTGGAGFVPSHLVDALIDRGCTVVALDNFVTGSKDNVAHLADDPRFTLVEADISEGLPTHHPALTQRFDAILHMASPASPTDFEKLPVEILRVGSVGTLHLLDRAVADGARFLMASTSEAYGDPKEHPQRETYWGNVNPIGVRSVYDEAKRFSEAATMAYHRSRGLDAAIVRIFNTYGPRMRPDDGRAIPTFISQALRGEPITVHGTGGQTRSICYVDDLVRGILLLLDSTETGPINCGTEHELTMRQLAETIASLSGSQSQVTYVTRSSDDPEMRRPDLTLARDLLGYQAAVSPEEGLRRTIDHFRDRLG; encoded by the coding sequence ATGAAGGTTGCCCAGCGGTTCGGAAACGGTCACCGCGTCCTCGTCACCGGCGGCGCCGGGTTCGTGCCGTCGCACCTGGTGGACGCCCTGATCGACCGCGGGTGCACGGTGGTCGCGCTTGACAACTTCGTCACCGGTTCCAAGGACAACGTCGCGCACCTGGCGGACGACCCCCGTTTCACCCTGGTCGAGGCGGACATCTCCGAGGGCCTGCCCACCCACCACCCGGCCCTGACCCAGCGGTTCGACGCGATCCTGCACATGGCGTCCCCGGCCAGCCCGACCGACTTCGAGAAGTTGCCGGTGGAGATCCTGCGGGTCGGTTCGGTGGGCACCCTGCACCTGCTCGACCGCGCGGTCGCCGACGGCGCCCGGTTCCTGATGGCCTCCACCTCCGAGGCGTACGGGGATCCGAAGGAGCACCCGCAACGGGAGACGTACTGGGGCAACGTCAACCCGATCGGGGTGCGCAGCGTCTACGACGAGGCGAAGCGCTTCTCCGAGGCGGCCACCATGGCCTACCACCGCAGTCGGGGGCTGGACGCGGCGATCGTCCGGATCTTCAACACGTACGGCCCACGGATGCGCCCGGACGACGGCCGGGCCATCCCGACCTTCATCTCCCAGGCGCTGCGCGGCGAGCCGATCACCGTGCACGGCACGGGTGGACAGACCCGGTCGATCTGTTATGTCGACGACCTGGTGCGGGGAATCCTGCTGCTGCTCGACTCGACGGAGACCGGCCCGATCAACTGCGGCACCGAGCACGAGCTGACCATGCGGCAACTCGCCGAGACCATCGCGTCACTCTCCGGCAGCCAGTCACAGGTGACCTACGTCACTCGCAGCTCGGACGACCCGGAGATGCGCCGCCCCGACCTCACCCTGGCCCGGGACCTGCTGGGATACCAGGCGGCGGTCTCGCCCGAGGAGGGCCTCCGGCGCACCATCGACCATTTCCGCGACCGGTTAGGGTAG